The genome window GCGTTCGAACGGCGGCGCCGGCGCAGCTAGACGCTCAAACAGCCTCAAGGAAAGGGCGCGGCCGTTTGGGCCGCGCCCTTTTTGTTTGCGCCAGCGCGTGATATAGCCTTCTGAACAATTGTTCAGTTAAGGGGCGATTTACCATGAGCGACGAATACCTGATCTACGGAAGCGAGCTTTCTCCCTACTCGGTCAAAGTGCGCAGTTACTTTCGATACAAGGGAATCCCCCACCGGTGGATCGTGCGCTCGATGAAGGAGATGGGCGAGTTCAACAAATACGCCAAGCTCCCGCTGGTTCCGCTCGTCGTGACGCCCGGAGACCAGGGCATCCAGGACTCCACACCGATCATGGAGAAGATGGAGGCGCTCTTCCCCGAGCCGGCCATCCATCCTTCGGAGCCCGCGCTGAAATTCATTTCCGAACTGCTCGAAGAATTCGCCGACGAGTGGGTGAACAAGCCCATGTTCCACTACCGCTGGACCCGCGAGATCGACCAGGACTCGGGCGCA of Chrysiogenia bacterium contains these proteins:
- a CDS encoding glutathione S-transferase; amino-acid sequence: MSDEYLIYGSELSPYSVKVRSYFRYKGIPHRWIVRSMKEMGEFNKYAKLPLVPLVVTPGDQGIQDSTPIMEKMEALFPEPAIHPSEPALKFISELLEEFADEWVNKPMFHYRWTREIDQDSGALRIALDQTGGDEKAANLMAAMIKQRMVPRLSFVGSSPQTQEQIENAYVRLLELLEAHLESRPYVLGARPSFADLGLWGQLYELWSDPTPGALMKERAPRVAA